The following coding sequences lie in one Sandaracinaceae bacterium genomic window:
- a CDS encoding sulfate adenylyltransferase — MLTDGLKAEREQGITIDVAYRYFATPKRKFIIADTPGHVQYTRNMVTGASTADVALILIDARKGVLEQSRRHAFVASLLGIPPRVCINKMDLVDFSEEVFDQISADFHAYAASMKLAKTITCFPVSAKNGDNCVTKSPATPWYQGQSVLAHLETVPVAQDRDLGTPLPGAVRHPPEPGLPRVRGGGSPAAGEEGRHAGVAAVGRSSKVKAIDVYEGELDEAFTPQSVTIRLEDGIDVPRRHAGHAHDLPHVRRTFDAYVVWMNETPLDREKSYLIKHTTQYVRAEVRDLHFKVDMGSLALETMITACKACTDAGLVTVCAFPAYTPGDRERCATHRRDRVGRCSWTPTSALSAAPRATSRASRGRRTPTWRWASTRCASTRP; from the coding sequence TTGCTCACCGACGGCCTCAAGGCCGAGCGCGAGCAGGGCATCACCATCGACGTGGCCTACCGCTACTTCGCCACGCCGAAGCGCAAGTTCATCATCGCCGACACGCCGGGGCACGTGCAGTACACGCGCAACATGGTGACCGGCGCGTCCACGGCGGACGTGGCGCTCATCTTGATCGACGCGCGCAAGGGCGTGCTCGAGCAGTCGCGGCGGCACGCGTTCGTGGCCTCGCTGCTGGGCATCCCACCTCGCGTGTGCATCAACAAGATGGACCTGGTGGACTTCTCAGAAGAGGTGTTCGATCAGATCAGCGCCGACTTCCACGCCTACGCGGCCAGCATGAAGCTGGCGAAGACCATCACGTGCTTCCCGGTGAGCGCGAAGAACGGCGACAACTGCGTCACCAAGAGCCCGGCCACGCCGTGGTACCAGGGGCAGAGCGTGCTCGCCCACCTCGAGACGGTGCCGGTGGCGCAGGACCGCGACCTCGGCACTCCGCTTCCCGGTGCAGTACGTCATCCGCCCGAACCTGGACTACCGCGGGTTCGCGGGGGGGGATCGCCAGCGGCTGGTGAAGAAGGGCGACACGCTGGTGTCGCTGCCGTCGGCCGGTCGTCCAAGGTCAAGGCCATCGACGTGTACGAGGGCGAGCTCGACGAGGCGTTCACGCCGCAGTCGGTGACCATCCGACTCGAGGACGGGATCGACGTGCCGCGGCGACATGCTGGGCACGCACACGACCTCCCGCACGTGCGCCGCACCTTCGACGCCTACGTGGTGTGGATGAACGAGACGCCGCTCGACCGCGAGAAGAGCTACCTGATCAAGCACACCACGCAGTACGTGCGGGCCGAGGTGCGGGATCTCCACTTCAAGGTGGACATGGGCTCGCTCGCGCTCGAGACCATGATCACGGCGTGCAAGGCGTGCACGGACGCCGGCTTGGTCACCGTCTGCGCTTTCCCGGCCTACACGCCGGGCGATCGCGAGCGCTGCGCCACGCATCGGCGAGACCGCGTGGGCAGGTGTTCGTGGACACCGACCTCGGCTCTGAGCGCCGCCCCGAGGGCGACTTCGCGGGCTTCACGCGGCCGGAGAACGCCGACGTGGCGGTGGGCCTCGACAAGATGCGCATCGACGAGGCCGTGA
- a CDS encoding OB-fold domain-containing protein: MRLGFSWARRHQSAYLRPSGRARSSAQCQTRQGPGRRGASPVGKPRRRGLPHTGVVTTFTVVRIPFEGQKLTPPYSFGAIVLDGADLPIYHLISGVL, encoded by the coding sequence GTGCGGCTCGGGTTCAGCTGGGCCCGGCGACACCAGAGCGCCTACCTGCGGCCTTCCGGGAGGGCAAGATCATCGGCGCAGTGCCAGACCCGGCAAGGGCCCGGCCGCCGCGGTGCGAGCCCGGTGGGCAAGCCAAGAAGGCGTGGACTGCCGCACACCGGCGTGGTCACCACGTTCACGGTGGTGCGCATCCCGTTCGAGGGTCAGAAGCTGACGCCTCCCTACAGCTTCGGCGCCATCGTCTTGGACGGGGCCGACCTGCCCATCTACCACCTGATCAGCGGCGTCCTGTGA
- a CDS encoding methyltransferase domain-containing protein has translation MSSQPATQPRDFYRDADADARVTSTLRSYLRFFRDGQAGQDTRDAQQAHAERHSDYAAMVNQYYDLATDFYERGWGKSFHFAPRFEGEAFAASLARHEHYLALRLGLRAGQTALDVGCGVGGPMRAIARFSGANVDGVNNNDYQLEKLARYNVEARLDHLCRGIKGDFMKMPLADQSYDAAYAVEATCHAPDRVGVYSEIARVLKPGARFAVYEWCLTDRYDGSNPTHRTIKRDIESGDSLPDMISTHAVLDAVRKAGLVVEDSTDLAQSGDASTPWYLPLEGERGLNFTSVRRSAPGRFVSNRMIGVFEQLKVIPEGSKAVSDMLNVGADALIQGGRTGIFTPCFFVLARKPA, from the coding sequence ATGTCATCCCAGCCCGCCACCCAGCCCCGCGACTTCTACCGGGACGCCGACGCCGACGCGCGCGTGACGTCCACGCTCCGCTCGTACCTGCGCTTCTTCCGGGACGGGCAAGCCGGGCAAGACACCCGGGACGCGCAGCAGGCCCACGCCGAGCGGCACAGCGACTACGCCGCCATGGTCAACCAGTACTACGACCTGGCCACTGACTTCTACGAGCGTGGCTGGGGCAAGTCGTTCCACTTCGCGCCGCGCTTCGAGGGCGAGGCCTTCGCGGCGTCGCTAGCGCGTCACGAGCACTACCTGGCGCTGCGCCTGGGGCTCCGCGCGGGGCAGACCGCGCTCGACGTGGGCTGCGGCGTGGGCGGTCCCATGCGCGCCATCGCGCGCTTCTCGGGCGCCAACGTGGACGGCGTGAACAACAACGACTACCAGCTGGAGAAGCTGGCTCGTTACAACGTGGAGGCGCGCCTCGACCACCTGTGCCGCGGCATCAAGGGCGACTTCATGAAGATGCCGCTCGCCGACCAGAGCTACGACGCAGCCTATGCGGTGGAAGCCACGTGCCACGCGCCCGACCGCGTGGGCGTCTACAGCGAGATCGCGCGCGTGCTCAAGCCGGGCGCGCGCTTCGCGGTGTACGAGTGGTGCCTCACGGACCGCTACGATGGCAGCAACCCCACGCACCGCACCATCAAGCGCGACATCGAGTCGGGCGACAGCCTGCCCGACATGATCAGCACGCACGCCGTGCTGGACGCCGTGCGCAAGGCCGGCCTAGTGGTGGAAGACAGCACAGACCTGGCGCAGAGCGGCGACGCGAGCACGCCCTGGTACCTGCCGCTCGAGGGCGAGCGCGGGCTCAACTTCACGTCGGTGCGGCGCAGCGCGCCCGGGCGCTTCGTGAGCAACCGCATGATCGGCGTGTTCGAGCAGCTGAAGGTCATCCCCGAAGGCAGCAAGGCCGTCAGCGACATGCTCAACGTAGGCGCCGACGCGCTCATTCAAGGCGGCCGCACGGGCATCTTCACGCCGTGCTTCTTCGTGCTGGCTCGGAAGCCCGCGTGA
- a CDS encoding Rieske 2Fe-2S domain-containing protein: MLLRAGSEARVIIGALLSALEKRRAHQAKRERPSRLAPTPEEREALDAARVSSYPAVYPTGWIPLLPDTELRREPVAVHALGRSLVVFRGESGAITVMDAFCPHLGAHLALGHVCGEALTCRFHGWQFANTGEVVSVPYGKRSPARVGVHPSEVYYGMICAYLAPTGVSAVAPYALGRMPEIDDGRFTYRGAMDAHDVRMNLLEFAENSADVQHFAHLHDRFRIPWTQVPLPGVGLEHSATWRKDPSEPHVCWFENEATVTFRGKRVEGRGGKARVRFDGPGTVIRFELDLGARGTVVLFQFHTPKGPLRQHVRFSWFAERHVPDGLARFVVGHWVSQWEQDLEIWETKAYRPQPGLVAEDGPVIAMRRWVQQFYV, translated from the coding sequence GTGCTTCTTCGTGCTGGCTCGGAAGCCCGCGTGATCATCGGGGCGTTGCTCTCCGCGCTCGAGAAGCGTCGTGCACACCAGGCCAAGCGTGAGCGGCCCTCGCGCCTCGCGCCCACGCCAGAGGAGCGCGAGGCCCTCGACGCGGCGCGCGTGAGCTCGTATCCGGCGGTGTATCCCACGGGCTGGATCCCGCTGCTGCCCGACACGGAGCTGCGCAGGGAGCCGGTGGCGGTGCATGCGCTCGGCCGCTCGCTGGTGGTGTTCCGCGGCGAGAGCGGGGCCATCACGGTCATGGACGCCTTCTGCCCGCACCTGGGCGCGCACCTGGCGCTCGGCCACGTGTGCGGCGAGGCGCTGACGTGCCGCTTCCACGGCTGGCAGTTCGCGAACACCGGCGAGGTGGTCAGCGTGCCCTACGGCAAGCGCAGCCCGGCGCGGGTGGGCGTGCACCCGTCCGAGGTCTACTACGGGATGATCTGCGCCTACCTGGCGCCCACCGGCGTGAGCGCCGTGGCCCCGTATGCGCTCGGCCGCATGCCCGAGATCGACGACGGCCGCTTCACCTACCGTGGGGCCATGGACGCGCACGACGTGCGCATGAACCTGCTGGAGTTCGCCGAGAACAGCGCCGACGTGCAGCACTTCGCGCACCTGCACGACCGCTTCCGCATCCCGTGGACGCAGGTCCCGCTGCCCGGCGTGGGCCTCGAGCACAGCGCCACGTGGCGCAAGGACCCGAGCGAGCCGCACGTCTGCTGGTTCGAGAACGAGGCCACCGTCACGTTCCGCGGCAAGCGCGTGGAGGGCCGCGGCGGCAAGGCGCGCGTGCGCTTCGACGGCCCCGGCACGGTCATCCGCTTCGAGCTGGATCTCGGCGCGCGCGGCACCGTGGTGCTCTTCCAGTTCCACACGCCCAAGGGCCCGCTGCGCCAGCACGTGCGCTTCAGCTGGTTCGCCGAGCGGCACGTCCCCGACGGCCTCGCGCGCTTCGTGGTGGGCCACTGGGTCTCGCAGTGGGAGCAAGACCTCGAGATCTGGGAGACCAAGGCCTACCGCCCGCAGCCGGGCTTGGTGGCGGAAGACGGCCCGGTCATCGCGATGCGCCGCTGGGTGCAGCAGTTCTACGTGTGA